In the Larimichthys crocea isolate SSNF chromosome XXI, L_crocea_2.0, whole genome shotgun sequence genome, one interval contains:
- the cfap161 gene encoding cilia- and flagella-associated protein 161, with protein MAHMRTYRTHVKIGNWNEDLRLEEDAKKEYLEKKERGELAAQKVDFLKQNILRPVNLTVTSDGRLHFGDVVMLVNVGGENRECSAVSINADVNSLMKIPSPGIQAPCGVTAGRAIQACTRTAFIITSVDGSPEGSTLHFEQSFALKTTSGFARGLYLASDVQSFQKCAKKSRLQEVNLEDGSSFLSWWKIVHFDPQERLEYEGQPVPANVKMLVVHCKTNQALAVLGDQVYWTTYGKEYEVTAHTFLDSHKAEQDNNHWILCTSDPAGKGLVLLNHPQSSG; from the exons ATGGCGCATATGAGGACTTATCGCACGCATGTGAAAATCGGAAACTGGAATGAGGACCTGCGCTTGGAAGAG gatgCAAAGAAAGAGTATctggagaaaaaagagagaggcgaACTTGCTGCCCAGAAAGTGGACTTCCTTAAACAGAACATTTTGAGACCG GTCAATCTCACTGTGACAAGTGATGGAAGATTGCACTTTGGGGATGTTGTGATGTTGGTGAATGTGGGAGGAGAAAACAGGGAGTGCAGTGCAGTAAGCATAAACGCAGACGTTAACAGTTTGATGAAGATTCCTTCGCCTGGCATTCAAGCCCCGTGTGGAGTCACTGCGGGAAGAGCTATTCAGGCCTGCACACGCACTGCCTTCATCATTAccag TGTGGATGGCAGTCCTGAAGGATCAACTCTGCATTTTGAGCAAAGTTTTGCCCTGAAAACAACAAGTGGCTTTGCCAGGGGA CTTTACCTGGCGAGTGACGTGCAAAGTTTCCAAAAG TGTGCAAAGAAGTCCCGCCTACAAGAAGTAAACTTGGAGGATGGCAGTTCCTTTCTGTCATGGTGGAAGATAGTGCACTTTGACCCCCAGGAGAGGCTTGAATATGAGGGTCAGCCTGTCCCC GCCAATGTGAAGATGCTGGTCGTACACTGCAAGACAAACCAGGCTCTCGCTGTTCTGGGTGATCAAGTCTATTg GACTACATATGGCAAAGAGTATGAGGTGACCGCTCACACCTTCTTGGACTCCCATAAAGCCGAACAGGACAACAACCACTGGATACTGTGCACATCTGACCCTGCAGGAAAGGGGCTTGTACTTCTCAACCACCCACAGTCATCGGGCTAA